Proteins encoded by one window of uncultured Ilyobacter sp.:
- a CDS encoding ABC transporter substrate-binding protein, with translation MKKILFLIIILMAVACAKKEEGSIGLDYNWEKVEKISRGTEVNIYMWGGSVEINKFMDTFVADSLKDKNDITLNRVPITDIKDTVNKLIVENQAGKKNGSVDIIWINGENFKLLKESNVLWGNFVKNLPIIEKVKKATLVSDFGEPINGLEVPWGETQFNFIYPSSKGAVPFKDHETLKEYVRANPGIFTYPAVPDFTGSAFVRNMVIDIIGEEKAQGMSNEEFKAALEEVWNYFEELESYLWRKGETYPESEGKLDILYTNKEIGVTMGYAVNKASNKIASGEFSEDSKSFLLERGTLFNNHYLSIPENSKNKAGALYVINYLLSEEAQLAKQDPKNWGDSTILDMSKLSQEDRENFEMVGQSDVLPTLEERAAKRVRELSPEKLQIIEKGWLERIGKN, from the coding sequence ATGAAGAAAATTTTATTTTTAATTATAATTCTTATGGCGGTGGCCTGTGCTAAAAAAGAGGAAGGTTCTATAGGACTTGATTATAACTGGGAAAAAGTGGAAAAAATCTCTCGAGGAACAGAGGTAAACATATATATGTGGGGTGGGTCTGTAGAGATAAATAAATTTATGGATACTTTTGTGGCAGACTCGCTAAAAGATAAAAATGATATAACTCTTAACAGGGTACCCATTACAGATATAAAAGACACTGTAAACAAACTTATAGTTGAAAACCAGGCAGGGAAAAAAAATGGAAGTGTAGATATAATATGGATAAACGGAGAGAATTTTAAGCTTCTGAAGGAAAGTAATGTTTTATGGGGGAACTTTGTGAAAAATCTTCCTATAATAGAAAAAGTAAAGAAAGCAACTCTGGTGAGTGACTTTGGAGAACCTATAAATGGGTTGGAGGTTCCCTGGGGAGAAACACAGTTTAATTTTATATACCCCAGTTCAAAAGGGGCTGTACCTTTCAAAGATCATGAAACTCTCAAAGAGTATGTAAGAGCCAATCCAGGAATTTTTACATATCCAGCTGTCCCTGATTTTACAGGAAGTGCTTTTGTGAGAAACATGGTTATAGATATAATAGGGGAAGAGAAGGCTCAAGGTATGAGCAATGAGGAATTTAAGGCAGCTCTTGAAGAGGTGTGGAATTATTTCGAAGAGCTAGAGTCCTATCTCTGGAGAAAAGGCGAAACCTATCCTGAAAGTGAAGGTAAACTTGATATCTTATACACTAACAAAGAGATCGGTGTAACTATGGGATACGCCGTCAATAAAGCGAGCAATAAAATTGCATCGGGGGAATTTTCTGAGGACAGCAAAAGCTTTCTTCTAGAAAGGGGAACGCTGTTTAACAATCATTATCTGAGCATACCTGAAAATTCTAAAAATAAGGCTGGAGCCTTATATGTGATAAATTATCTGTTATCAGAAGAAGCTCAGCTAGCAAAACAGGATCCTAAAAACTGGGGTGATTCTACCATTCTTGATATGAGTAAATTATCTCAAGAAGATAGGGAAAATTTTGAAATGGTGGGCCAGTCAGATGTGCTCCCCACACTAGAGGAAAGAGCGGCAAAAAGAGTGAGAGAGCTTTCTCCGGAAAAGCTTCAAATAATAGAAAAGGGATGGCTAGAGAGGATTGGAAAAAATTAA
- a CDS encoding (Fe-S)-binding protein, whose amino-acid sequence MKGKKAIEVHQYLGYSKLFNTSNKAPGGKKTKYVFFPGCSLPSYNPEAVGNVLGHLQDKLDGEVGSVLKCCGKPTESLGQKEKFKKRFDEVQNEIDKLGADTVIVACQSCFVVFSEYLKQDVVSLWTLLPEIGLPDEKYGIGKRSDIVFNIHDSCPTRGRDDLQDGIRWIMDKMGYKVEELENSRGKTRCCGFGGVAISANPDAARMVMKKRAEENTTGHMISYCAACRESMEIFKIDSIHILDLLFEETYTAKKAIPRKIGLVKKWMNRYKSKLELNKKANNRS is encoded by the coding sequence ATGAAGGGAAAAAAAGCTATAGAGGTGCATCAATATTTAGGATATTCAAAATTATTTAATACATCAAATAAGGCTCCAGGTGGAAAGAAAACAAAATATGTATTTTTCCCTGGATGTTCTCTGCCATCGTATAATCCAGAAGCAGTGGGGAATGTGCTAGGGCACTTGCAAGATAAGCTTGACGGAGAAGTAGGTTCTGTCTTGAAATGCTGTGGGAAACCGACAGAATCTCTAGGACAGAAGGAAAAATTTAAAAAAAGATTTGATGAAGTTCAAAATGAAATTGACAAATTGGGAGCAGATACTGTAATTGTGGCCTGTCAGTCTTGTTTTGTAGTGTTTTCAGAATATCTGAAACAGGATGTGGTTTCTCTGTGGACTCTTCTTCCTGAAATAGGTCTCCCTGATGAAAAATACGGAATAGGTAAAAGGTCAGATATTGTATTTAATATCCATGACTCGTGTCCCACTAGAGGCAGAGACGACCTTCAGGACGGGATAAGGTGGATAATGGATAAGATGGGTTACAAAGTGGAAGAACTTGAAAACTCAAGAGGTAAAACTAGATGTTGTGGCTTCGGAGGGGTTGCCATTTCTGCAAATCCAGATGCTGCAAGAATGGTAATGAAAAAAAGAGCTGAAGAAAATACCACAGGACATATGATATCTTATTGCGCAGCATGCAGAGAATCAATGGAAATTTTTAAAATAGACTCTATTCATATATTGGATCTGTTATTTGAAGAAACTTATACGGCAAAAAAGGCTATTCCTAGAAAAATAGGCCTTGTAAAAAAATGGATGAATAGGTACAAGTCAAAACTAGAGCTGAACAAAAAAGCAAATAACAGGTCGTAG
- a CDS encoding TVP38/TMEM64 family protein gives MKNKKGTTILIAFLIVIFVLYKGGVFDYISLENIKELKNWINSFGVLGPLVYIALYIVACIFFLPGLPITVLGGVVFGPLMGTVYTVIGAGLGMSSAFLVARYLFRESIERKFSDSLIFQKIDQGVKNQGWRILMTTRLVPIFPFNVQNYVYGLTGISFLQYSILSTIFIIPGTAAYTLSAGAIASGEGISAKNLTYLGVAALCFIFISLIPKLLEKKKDQN, from the coding sequence ATGAAGAATAAAAAAGGAACAACAATTTTGATAGCCTTCTTGATTGTAATTTTCGTGCTATATAAAGGTGGAGTTTTTGATTATATCAGCCTTGAAAATATAAAGGAGTTAAAGAATTGGATAAATAGTTTTGGAGTACTAGGACCGTTAGTTTACATAGCACTTTATATAGTAGCCTGTATTTTCTTTTTGCCAGGGCTTCCTATTACGGTTTTGGGGGGGGTAGTATTTGGCCCTCTTATGGGAACCGTATACACAGTTATAGGAGCTGGATTGGGGATGTCATCAGCATTTCTTGTGGCTAGATACCTTTTCAGGGAATCCATAGAAAGAAAATTTTCAGATTCTCTGATTTTTCAAAAGATAGATCAGGGAGTAAAAAATCAGGGGTGGAGAATCCTCATGACTACAAGGCTTGTGCCTATTTTCCCTTTCAATGTTCAGAACTACGTCTACGGACTGACAGGGATTAGTTTTTTACAGTATTCGATTCTTTCGACGATATTTATAATACCTGGAACAGCGGCATATACTCTGAGTGCAGGGGCTATAGCAAGCGGAGAAGGGATCTCGGCTAAGAATCTGACTTATCTTGGTGTAGCTGCTTTGTGCTTTATATTTATATCCCTGATTCCTAAATTATTAGAAAAAAAGAAAGATCAAAACTAG
- the add gene encoding adenosine deaminase — MDIKSLPKIELHCHLDGSIRPESVIAIAKKDGIELPTYDLDKIKEQMIAPIDCKNLEEYLTRFDLPGLVMQSKENLIRVTSELMEDAAKENVKYIEIRFAPQLHIHKGLTVEEVISSVIEGMKVGEERFEIKGNLILCCMRNFTVERAFEVVEKGKAFLGRGVVGIDLCASEDRGFCEVFQEPIKLAKKYGYRITIHAGETGVGGNVSDAVELLGAERIGHGVIIRECPEAYEMIKKREITLEMCPTSNVQTKAVNGLSDHPVYRFLKDGIKVTLNTDNRTVSDTSLGKEINLVSKEFGMAYEEYKKIYHNSVKASFASETLKDELMKLME, encoded by the coding sequence ATGGACATAAAATCTTTGCCAAAAATAGAACTGCATTGTCATCTAGACGGGAGCATAAGACCTGAGAGTGTTATTGCTATAGCTAAAAAGGATGGGATAGAACTTCCTACCTATGACCTTGATAAAATAAAAGAGCAGATGATAGCTCCTATAGACTGTAAGAATCTCGAGGAATATCTCACAAGATTTGATCTGCCGGGCCTCGTGATGCAGTCAAAGGAGAATCTCATAAGAGTAACTTCTGAACTAATGGAAGATGCAGCAAAGGAAAATGTGAAATACATAGAGATAAGATTTGCACCTCAGCTCCATATCCATAAGGGACTTACAGTGGAAGAGGTTATTTCCAGTGTTATTGAGGGGATGAAAGTGGGAGAGGAGAGATTTGAAATAAAGGGAAATCTGATACTCTGTTGTATGAGAAACTTTACGGTAGAGAGAGCATTTGAAGTGGTGGAGAAGGGAAAGGCGTTCCTAGGCAGGGGAGTAGTGGGCATAGATCTTTGTGCCAGTGAGGACAGGGGATTTTGCGAGGTTTTTCAGGAACCGATTAAACTGGCCAAAAAGTACGGCTACAGAATAACTATACATGCTGGAGAAACAGGTGTAGGGGGAAATGTGAGTGATGCAGTGGAGCTGCTAGGGGCCGAGAGGATAGGGCACGGAGTAATTATAAGAGAGTGTCCAGAGGCTTATGAAATGATAAAAAAACGTGAGATAACTTTGGAGATGTGTCCAACAAGCAATGTTCAGACAAAGGCTGTAAATGGTCTTTCTGATCACCCTGTTTACAGATTTTTAAAAGACGGGATAAAGGTAACCCTGAATACAGATAACCGGACAGTATCGGACACAAGCCTTGGAAAAGAGATAAATCTCGTTTCTAAAGAGTTTGGAATGGCATATGAGGAGTATAAAAAAATATATCACAACAGTGTAAAAGCGTCTTTCGCCTCAGAAACTCTAAAGGATGAACTTATGAAGTTAATGGAATGA
- a CDS encoding N-acetyltransferase, whose translation MKIDYSFPNTFFDFIRENRIPEEFMSHPFSEFIIKKNSCSIKNIQELKKNWFFQKFLNKENIINKILEELIFYENTWTHDLRKHIELLFPEHTMENTELFFTLGEERDSKNRIFVNIGKYIDTNSYQEIIPEIIYKMTLFLYTRKHPYKIDLKHLTPVHYMDFIHYLIHYKGAAAYSARLYMNSSSFDYSDSYFLRDSLSLNKLLDSYNSLSKTLEKMEEMNLSKFLETDSFPENLGYQIFKRTILSGNSFYEVVSKPFPDFINTYLPPILPQNIQNLSKGNLSESSAREITHWKYPDEYSIYNFPSWNEMSKLRWAITFKEKREKEFIGFFIQDSLIGFGQIVKGTGEIAIGVGIRPDLCGYGYGTRLMGILIGECKKININSTISLKVRSFNKRAINCYKNLGFQEMSKYRTYSLAGEEEFIKMELHPMH comes from the coding sequence ATGAAAATTGATTACTCTTTTCCCAATACTTTCTTTGATTTTATTAGAGAAAACAGGATCCCAGAAGAATTTATGTCACACCCCTTCTCAGAATTCATCATTAAAAAAAACTCCTGCAGTATTAAAAATATTCAGGAGCTCAAAAAAAACTGGTTTTTTCAAAAATTTTTAAATAAAGAAAATATAATAAATAAGATTTTAGAGGAACTGATATTTTATGAAAATACTTGGACCCATGATCTAAGAAAACATATAGAGCTCTTATTTCCTGAGCACACCATGGAAAATACAGAACTTTTTTTCACTTTAGGTGAAGAGCGAGACAGTAAGAATAGAATTTTTGTAAATATTGGAAAATACATAGATACCAATAGTTACCAAGAGATCATTCCTGAAATAATTTATAAAATGACTCTTTTCCTCTATACACGTAAACACCCCTATAAGATTGATTTAAAACACCTAACTCCTGTCCACTATATGGATTTTATACATTACCTTATTCACTACAAGGGAGCTGCGGCTTATTCAGCCAGACTTTATATGAATTCCAGCTCTTTTGATTATTCAGACTCTTATTTTCTGAGAGATTCTCTCTCATTAAATAAACTTTTAGACTCTTATAACTCTTTATCAAAAACTTTGGAAAAAATGGAAGAGATGAATCTTTCCAAGTTTTTAGAAACTGACTCTTTTCCGGAAAATTTAGGTTATCAGATTTTTAAAAGGACTATCTTATCTGGAAATAGTTTCTATGAAGTTGTATCCAAACCTTTTCCAGACTTTATAAATACGTATCTCCCCCCTATACTTCCCCAAAATATACAAAATTTGTCCAAGGGGAACCTCAGTGAAAGTTCCGCCAGGGAGATCACTCATTGGAAATACCCAGATGAATATTCTATATACAATTTCCCCTCCTGGAATGAGATGTCAAAACTCCGGTGGGCCATTACCTTTAAAGAAAAAAGAGAGAAAGAATTCATAGGTTTTTTTATCCAGGATTCCCTTATCGGTTTCGGACAGATTGTAAAAGGCACTGGGGAAATTGCCATTGGCGTTGGTATACGTCCGGACCTCTGCGGCTATGGATATGGGACAAGGTTAATGGGCATTCTTATAGGGGAATGTAAAAAAATAAATATAAATTCAACTATCTCCCTAAAGGTTAGAAGTTTTAACAAAAGGGCAATTAACTGCTATAAAAACCTTGGATTTCAAGAGATGTCAAAATATAGAACTTACTCCCTTGCAGGAGAGGAGGAATTCATAAAAATGGAACTTCACCCAATGCACTGA
- the hflX gene encoding GTPase HflX produces the protein MINISGEYNIRGRAILAGLDVYQKGESINLEDSLNELKELAGAASIEVVDIITQSRERMESSTYMGKGKIEEIRDQAIRKNADMVIFDDELSGIQIRNLEGIIGVEIIDRTSLILDIFGHRAKSKEGKLQVELAMLKYQKPRLIGLGGELSRTGAGIGTRGLGETKLELDRRVISKRISDIEKELEEVKKQREVQRKQRKRTSIPTVALVGYTNAGKSTIMNHLMQMGEEEDTRTKSFVKDMLFATLDPFHRKIKLEDNLEFILIDTVGFVSKLPHALIESFKSTLEEVEEASLLLYVVDISREDYKHQLKVTRNVVEELNVKDTPFLVVYNKIDKVSSKELEKTGDIFEKSVYISAIEGKGIGELLKEIEKEIFKTSKEVTLLIPFSRGDISSYILDSTRVMEQEYTGEGLLVTTFLKPEDLEKYKQFIIEGKEED, from the coding sequence GTGATCAATATTAGCGGCGAATATAATATAAGGGGACGTGCTATTTTAGCAGGACTAGATGTCTACCAAAAAGGTGAGAGCATAAACCTTGAGGATTCACTAAATGAGCTAAAAGAGTTGGCAGGTGCAGCGAGTATAGAGGTGGTAGATATCATCACTCAAAGCAGGGAAAGAATGGAATCCTCAACCTATATGGGGAAGGGAAAAATAGAGGAGATCAGAGACCAGGCCATAAGAAAAAATGCAGACATGGTTATCTTTGATGATGAACTCTCTGGTATACAGATTCGTAATTTAGAGGGGATAATAGGTGTAGAGATTATAGACAGGACCAGCCTGATTTTAGATATATTTGGCCACAGGGCAAAATCCAAAGAGGGGAAACTCCAGGTGGAACTTGCGATGCTAAAGTATCAGAAACCGAGACTCATAGGGTTGGGGGGAGAACTCTCTAGAACAGGTGCCGGTATAGGGACGAGAGGTCTGGGAGAGACAAAGCTAGAGCTAGACAGAAGGGTAATATCAAAGCGTATAAGTGATATTGAAAAAGAACTAGAAGAGGTAAAAAAACAGAGGGAAGTTCAGAGAAAACAGCGTAAAAGAACCTCTATACCTACGGTGGCCCTTGTGGGCTATACCAATGCAGGGAAGTCCACAATCATGAACCACCTTATGCAGATGGGAGAAGAGGAAGATACAAGGACAAAGTCCTTTGTAAAAGATATGCTTTTTGCAACTCTAGATCCCTTCCACAGGAAGATAAAGCTTGAAGATAATCTAGAGTTTATACTCATAGATACCGTAGGTTTTGTCAGCAAGCTTCCCCATGCTCTTATAGAATCTTTTAAATCAACTCTTGAAGAGGTGGAAGAGGCTAGCCTGCTTCTCTATGTGGTGGATATATCTAGAGAGGACTATAAACATCAGCTTAAGGTTACCAGAAACGTGGTAGAGGAGCTGAACGTGAAGGACACTCCTTTCCTTGTGGTTTACAACAAGATAGATAAAGTGAGTTCTAAGGAACTGGAAAAAACAGGGGATATCTTTGAAAAGTCTGTATATATATCTGCCATAGAGGGGAAAGGTATAGGGGAACTTTTAAAAGAGATAGAAAAAGAAATTTTTAAAACAAGCAAGGAGGTGACTCTGCTGATTCCTTTTTCAAGGGGAGATATTTCGTCATACATTCTTGATAGTACAAGGGTAATGGAGCAGGAGTACACAGGTGAGGGACTTCTTGTGACAACATTTTTGAAGCCTGAGGATTTGGAAAAATATAAACAGTTTATTATAGAGGGTAAAGAGGAAGATTAA
- a CDS encoding rubredoxin, giving the protein MKKWVCTICGYVYDPERGDPENGVEPGTSFEDVPEDWLCPVCAARKDEFEDTLGCC; this is encoded by the coding sequence ATGAAAAAGTGGGTATGTACAATATGTGGATATGTTTATGATCCTGAAAGAGGCGATCCAGAAAACGGAGTAGAACCTGGGACAAGTTTTGAGGATGTACCTGAAGATTGGTTATGTCCCGTATGTGCAGCTAGAAAAGATGAGTTTGAAGATACTCTTGGATGCTGTTAA
- a CDS encoding AI-2E family transporter produces MRDDKFYIKFFLIGLFLVIIQSFFQDLENLKLIMNSFYKYIQPFIYGLVIAMILEPIITFFSNKFNFGRKLGIAFSLLIFVFIFMGVFFIVIPPLSESVGELIESFPQMKTKSQTWVIKVFEANKNRLTFLDEKLLKENLTTFIGSQIANTQSLVTSFLEKVVKLTFSIVDVFFGFLIAVYFLLYKEYFIKFIRKTLSITLKKEAVSETLDFLFESRKIFLNYLTGRSLVSLCVGVVCFIIMFFTNVPYTVLISFVIGLGNMIPYIGSIIAGIISTVLVLFTLPLKVIPMWIAILVAQQIDSWILGPKILGNSVGMNPFWVVTAVLIGGNVGGPVGMLIGVPVFAMIKIIYYKILDRKGISEAE; encoded by the coding sequence ATGAGAGATGATAAATTTTATATAAAATTCTTTTTAATAGGGCTGTTTCTTGTGATAATTCAAAGTTTTTTTCAAGATTTGGAAAACTTAAAATTAATAATGAATAGTTTTTATAAATATATTCAGCCTTTTATTTACGGACTTGTAATTGCAATGATTTTGGAACCAATAATAACTTTTTTCTCAAATAAATTTAATTTTGGAAGAAAATTGGGGATAGCCTTTTCACTTTTGATCTTTGTTTTTATTTTTATGGGTGTTTTTTTCATAGTCATACCACCTCTTTCAGAGAGTGTGGGTGAATTGATAGAAAGTTTTCCTCAGATGAAAACTAAATCTCAAACGTGGGTCATTAAGGTATTTGAAGCCAATAAAAATAGGTTAACCTTTTTAGATGAAAAACTTTTAAAGGAAAACCTCACAACTTTTATAGGTTCCCAGATAGCTAATACCCAATCTTTGGTGACTAGTTTTTTAGAAAAAGTAGTCAAATTGACCTTTTCAATAGTGGACGTATTTTTTGGTTTTTTAATTGCAGTATATTTCTTATTATATAAGGAATATTTTATAAAGTTTATCAGGAAAACTCTGTCTATTACTTTGAAAAAAGAAGCTGTTAGTGAAACTCTAGATTTTCTTTTTGAAAGCAGAAAAATTTTTCTTAATTATTTAACAGGAAGGTCGCTAGTTTCACTCTGTGTGGGAGTGGTATGCTTTATAATAATGTTTTTCACAAATGTGCCTTATACCGTTTTAATATCCTTTGTCATAGGTCTGGGCAACATGATACCCTATATAGGGTCAATAATAGCAGGGATTATAAGTACGGTACTGGTGCTATTTACGTTACCCTTGAAAGTCATACCAATGTGGATAGCAATATTGGTGGCACAGCAGATAGACAGCTGGATTTTGGGACCTAAAATTTTGGGAAATTCAGTTGGGATGAATCCATTTTGGGTCGTAACGGCAGTTTTGATTGGAGGGAACGTAGGAGGACCGGTAGGTATGCTAATAGGAGTGCCTGTATTTGCTATGATAAAAATAATATATTATAAGATACTTGATAGAAAGGGAATTTCAGAGGCTGAATAA
- a CDS encoding type I restriction enzyme endonuclease domain-containing protein: protein MHNKNNDLGLTDDEIAFYDTLKAIAIELTRFIKANLKVDWYDKESARAAMRISIKRLLKKYDYPPKGREKALDTVLRQVKLMCEEMVA, encoded by the coding sequence ATGCATAATAAAAATAATGATCTCGGACTGACTGATGACGAGATAGCCTTCTATGATACCCTAAAAGCTATAGCGATAGAACTTACACGGTTTATAAAGGCCAATCTCAAGGTGGATTGGTACGATAAAGAAAGTGCAAGGGCAGCTATGAGAATCAGTATCAAGAGGCTTCTAAAGAAATACGACTATCCGCCAAAGGGTAGAGAAAAAGCTCTAGATACTGTTTTGAGACAGGTAAAGTTAATGTGTGAAGAGATGGTAGCATAA
- the guaA gene encoding glutamine-hydrolyzing GMP synthase, translated as MKKNSIVILDFGSQYNQLIARRVREMGVYAEVVPYFEDLEKIKEREPNGIILSGGPASVYLDDAPTIDKEIYELGIPVLGICYGMQLTMHLLGGKVAKADKQEFGKAELLIDDKKNPFFDCVPDNSQVWMSHGDHVTEIAKGFEQIAHTDSSIATICDADRDFYCVQFHPEVTHSVYGKQMLENFVFNVAKCEKNWSMGNYIEATVKEIREKVGNKKVILALSGGVDSSVAAVLIHEAIGDQLSCFFVDTGLMRKDEAKKVMETYGEHYNINIECIDAEDRFLSKLAGVSDPEEKRKIIGREFIYIFEDQKRKFKDADFLAQGTIYPDVIESQSVKGPSATIKSHHNVGGLPEEMEFELLEPLRELFKDEVRQVGRELGIPDHMIDRHPFPGPGLGIRILGEVTREKADILREADDIFIKALRNEGLYSKVSQAFVVLLPVKSVGVMGDERTYEYTAVLRSADTTDFMTATWSRLPYDFLEKVSNRIINEVKGINRMTYDISSKPPATIEWE; from the coding sequence ATGAAAAAAAACAGTATCGTCATATTAGATTTTGGTTCACAGTACAACCAACTTATTGCGAGAAGAGTAAGAGAGATGGGTGTTTATGCAGAAGTCGTGCCTTATTTTGAAGACCTTGAAAAAATCAAAGAGAGAGAACCAAATGGTATAATTTTATCTGGGGGACCAGCTTCGGTATATCTCGATGATGCCCCTACTATAGATAAAGAGATATATGAACTGGGGATACCTGTTTTGGGAATATGCTATGGAATGCAGTTAACAATGCACCTTCTTGGAGGAAAAGTAGCAAAGGCTGATAAACAGGAGTTTGGAAAGGCTGAACTCTTAATAGATGACAAGAAAAACCCTTTCTTTGACTGTGTACCTGATAATTCACAGGTTTGGATGAGTCACGGAGATCACGTAACTGAGATAGCAAAAGGATTTGAACAGATAGCCCATACAGATTCTTCTATAGCTACAATTTGCGATGCAGACAGAGACTTTTATTGTGTACAATTCCATCCAGAGGTAACTCACTCTGTTTATGGAAAACAGATGCTTGAAAATTTTGTCTTCAATGTAGCAAAATGCGAAAAAAACTGGTCTATGGGAAATTACATAGAAGCAACAGTGAAGGAGATAAGAGAAAAGGTCGGAAACAAGAAGGTAATACTTGCTCTTTCGGGAGGAGTTGACTCATCAGTTGCAGCGGTTCTTATACATGAGGCTATAGGGGACCAGCTTAGCTGCTTCTTCGTAGATACAGGCCTTATGAGGAAAGATGAAGCCAAAAAGGTAATGGAGACTTATGGCGAACACTACAATATAAATATAGAGTGTATAGATGCAGAAGATAGGTTTCTTTCTAAGCTAGCTGGGGTAAGTGATCCAGAAGAGAAAAGAAAAATAATCGGTAGAGAGTTCATTTATATTTTTGAAGATCAAAAGAGAAAATTTAAAGATGCAGATTTTCTTGCCCAGGGAACAATTTATCCTGATGTAATAGAATCTCAATCTGTAAAAGGTCCTTCTGCAACAATAAAATCTCACCATAATGTTGGTGGACTTCCTGAAGAGATGGAATTTGAACTATTAGAACCTCTAAGAGAGTTATTCAAAGATGAGGTAAGACAAGTGGGAAGAGAGTTAGGAATCCCAGATCATATGATCGACAGACATCCTTTTCCAGGACCGGGTTTAGGAATCAGAATTTTAGGAGAGGTCACCAGAGAAAAGGCAGATATTTTAAGAGAAGCTGATGATATATTTATAAAGGCGCTAAGAAATGAAGGTCTTTACAGCAAGGTAAGCCAGGCCTTTGTTGTACTACTACCTGTAAAATCTGTAGGGGTAATGGGAGACGAAAGAACCTATGAATACACAGCTGTACTGAGGTCTGCAGATACTACAGACTTCATGACGGCAACATGGTCTAGACTTCCATATGATTTTTTGGAAAAAGTTTCAAATAGAATAATAAATGAAGTAAAGGGTATAAATAGAATGACCTATGATATTTCTTCAAAGCCACCTGCAACAATAGAGTGGGAATAG
- a CDS encoding xanthine phosphoribosyltransferase encodes MKLLKEKILKNGEIINPTTLKVDSFLNHQIDPTIMMEMGKELKKRFKEKKINKILTIEASGIAIGLAAAVALNVPLVFAKKKKPTTMDGMYVESVHSFTKKVDYDICVSKEFLNSDDKILFVDDFLATGNAIIGIQKIVEQAGAELVGIGIAIEKGFQPGGSILRSRGIHLESLAIIDKMDFGKINFI; translated from the coding sequence TTGAAATTATTGAAAGAAAAAATACTGAAAAATGGAGAAATAATAAATCCAACTACTCTCAAAGTAGACAGTTTTTTAAATCACCAGATAGATCCGACCATTATGATGGAGATGGGAAAAGAACTAAAAAAAAGATTTAAAGAAAAAAAAATCAATAAAATCCTCACTATTGAAGCCTCTGGTATTGCCATCGGACTTGCAGCTGCAGTAGCTCTTAATGTCCCTTTAGTTTTTGCAAAGAAAAAAAAACCAACTACTATGGATGGAATGTATGTTGAAAGTGTTCATTCATTCACAAAAAAAGTTGACTATGATATCTGCGTTTCCAAGGAATTCTTAAATTCTGATGATAAAATTTTATTTGTCGATGATTTTCTTGCTACTGGAAATGCTATTATTGGAATTCAAAAGATTGTAGAACAAGCTGGAGCCGAACTCGTGGGAATAGGCATAGCTATAGAAAAGGGATTTCAGCCTGGTGGGAGTATTCTTAGAAGCAGAGGTATCCACTTAGAATCATTAGCCATAATTGATAAAATGGATTTTGGAAAAATAAACTTTATTTAG